A region of uncultured Desulfobacter sp. DNA encodes the following proteins:
- the leuD gene encoding 3-isopropylmalate dehydratase small subunit: MKNFDGKMLCLDRADINTDEIIPAKYLTEISKTALKPHLLEDLVLDGFQPKTDLQDVRVIVSRGNFGCGSSREHAPWALEVNGINIVIAPSFARIFRQNMFNCGMMAIELPEDQIQALFDMGAGKNAQLSVDVESQTLTATDGSGKELKLEFPISKFDKTLVETGGWVEFADKNY; this comes from the coding sequence ATGAAAAACTTTGACGGAAAAATGCTTTGCCTGGACCGGGCAGATATCAATACCGACGAAATTATTCCGGCCAAATATCTGACGGAAATTTCAAAAACCGCTTTGAAGCCGCATCTTCTTGAAGATCTTGTCTTGGACGGATTTCAGCCGAAGACAGATCTCCAGGATGTCCGCGTGATTGTTTCCCGGGGCAATTTCGGCTGCGGCTCCTCCCGGGAGCATGCGCCCTGGGCCCTGGAAGTCAACGGCATCAACATCGTTATTGCCCCAAGCTTTGCCCGGATTTTCAGGCAGAATATGTTCAATTGCGGCATGATGGCCATTGAGCTGCCCGAAGATCAGATCCAGGCTCTCTTTGATATGGGTGCCGGCAAAAACGCACAGCTTTCCGTGGATGTGGAAAGCCAGACCCTGACGGCAACGGACGGCAGCGGTAAAGAACTCAAACTTGAATTTCCCATCTCTAAATTTGACAAAACCCTGGTGGAAACCGGGGGGTGGGTAGAATTTGCAGATAAAAACTATTAA